The Carassius gibelio isolate Cgi1373 ecotype wild population from Czech Republic chromosome B5, carGib1.2-hapl.c, whole genome shotgun sequence genome segment TGAGAACGGAAATATTCACGTATCAGCATATCAACATATCATATCAACATACCAACGTTTAGGCTATCATGAACAATCACAACATTCCTGCTTCTGTTCGGAAGATGAAGGTGGAAGCGCTGAAGAGGCTTCTTGTATTTACTGTCGCCTGCACCTGTGTGTCTGTGATGTATATACAGTGGACGTACATTTGGATGCTCAGGTCTGAAATGGCTGAAATAACGCGGCTTTTAAGACCTCTGGATACAGCGGTGAAGGAAGGTGGGATATGCTGCGATTCCGCCGTGTGCTACGGGGTAGGTGAGTGCTTTAGTTCAGTTTTTACTGCTTGACATTATTCGTCTGTTGCTTCACCAAGAAATTATACTAAAGCCCTGTTTTCTgcactatatatttaaatatatattatcaaaGTACAGTGGTATCACCATTGTTATGTACACCATGGTATGTTTAAAGCACACTGAAGTACCACCACGATGCATATGAATAGTTAtaccatggtaaaaaaaaaaaaaaagagaaaaaaatagtaataatattaagaGTGGTGCCATGTTACTATGGCATTAATTGTGCAACTGATTTCACTTCCTCATTTGTGGAGAACTAGTGACTGCCTTCGGCTCACAATGCATAAACCAAATAGTTAGTCAGAAAGGAGTATGTTTACCACTCATCTTAAGTGTTCATGGAATAGCAttttattcaaaagtttaggaatTTGTTTTGGAATTTTCTCAATATCTTCCCTAGTAGTCATTCATCAAACACTGTTAATTCAAGTGAATTTAGCTTATTCTTTAAGTGTTTTCTGCGACAACATGCGAAAGACTCAGCATTGGATCAAACCTCTAATCATCAAAATCATGACTTTCAGGTCAagtaaataatggtaaatgcaagaaaaaaaatttgACTGACCATAATAATGTATGCCAGGTGGGATATCAAATATATCAGTTTTAACAGGGATGGGATAAAAATGAAGAAAGCTGTGCAATGCAAAAATGACCCAAACAAGATTAAATACAGCTTCattaggagaatgtttgtgtctgCCAAAAGTATGCAGCCAAATAACCAAACAATTAAGACTGTAAGATGTCAAGTAGGTAATTTGGCATATTGTAGTGCCTGTGCAGTTCATGGTAGTTGGACAAAGGTATGTGCACAGCCTCCGTCAAATGGGTTGGGTTTTTCCAGTAATGTCTCTGAGGACAATGACCAAGAATTGTATTTTTTGCTCTGTTGCAATAGCTTCGGAAGAGTCCAGCAGGGTTCCTTTTCCGGATGACAGTTTATTTCACAGGAATTCCTGGCATTGCCAAACCCATTAATGAACTATTTATTATAATGGGATGTCTACACACTTTTGATTGTACAGTACAGTGTGAtatttttgacaattttttttcacTTCAGTACAAAAATAATAGCTATTTTGGGTTGCCAGCTGATGTCCAATGTAAAATCATAAAGCAAATCGGTGAGCTTTAGTGTGTGATGATGTCTAATTTCCCATAGGCTACATCTTGTTATAAGGTAAGCTGTTATCACAGATTCCCTGAGAGACGGACACATGCAGAGGGCCGAGACAAGAGAGATGTGTCAAAACAaaggaaacagagaaagagacgAGAAAGTGAGAAACGCTTTTCATTGTATGtcttacacaaaaacacacatttgtttaaatatatctaaTGTAAATTGTCCTTTCTTTTAGCAGAGCAGCACACATTTCTCCATCTTGTTCCTGTGTCCTCGCAGACATATAGTGAGTGTAACAGCCACAATGTCCAACGATAAAGGGAATAGTCTGACCAGAAATGAAACGCACCCTCAAACCTTTCCAAAcgtgtgtgactttctttcttctgtggagcacaaaagaagtGACCAGTTTTAGTGCCCATTGTTATCTACCCTATGCACAGAAAATACTGAAATACTtatcaaaacatcttcttttacaggtgcatctcaataaataagaatgttgtggaaaagttcatttaattcagtaattcaactcaaattgtattaaataaattcaatgaaagtctttgattctttttaattgtgatgattttggctaacatttaaacaaattctcaacaaattagaatacttcataagaccaataagaCTTgttcatgtactcaatacttggtaggggctccttttgctttaattactgcctcaattcggcatggcatggaggtgatcactttgtggcactgctgaggtatggaagcccaggtttctttgaaagtggccttcagctcattgcatttttttggtctcgtgtttctcattttcctcttgacaataccccatagattctctattggGTGCAGGTCTGGGGAGTTTGCTGGCaggtcaagcacaccaacaccatggtcatttaaccaacttttggtgcttttggcagtgtggccagatgccaaatcctgctggaaaatgaaattagcatcttcaaaatgctgcTCAGCAGAGGGAAGCATTAAGGGCTCCAAAAAattttggtaaatgggtgcagtgactttggttttcaaaaaacacaatggaccaacacaagcagatgacattgcaacccaaatcatcacagactttttaaacttaacactggacttcaagcaacttgggctatgagcttctccacctttcctccagactttaggaccttggtttccaaataaaatacaaaacttgctctcatctgaaaaaaggactttggaccactgggcaacagtcaagttctttttctccttagcccaggtatgACGCCTCTGACTGTCACAGTTCGCAGATCCGTTTGCTCATTCTGTGTCGCTGTTCTGATTGTCCATCAGTGTCAGCTGCTGCTGACGAGCAATCAGATCAGCGACTGAGCCTACTTATGGGCCTACTTATATTCCTGTATTTGTCTTGTCTAGTGTCAGTTAGTTTGTTACTGTTCTCTGTTCATTCTCGCTCCTTGCAGTGCCGTCTAGTCCAGTTTGTTGGAGTTTCCTGCTGTAGTGCTAGTGCTTGGATTGTCGCCTTTGCTGTTTCCTGTTTCAGTTCCTTACTTCGATAGCCACTGCAGTCCCTGCGCTGCCAAGGAGTGACTGCCCACAGAGAGACTTGTTCCTACCATCTGGCCTCTTTGCTCTCTTGAACATTCAAATAAAGGCTTTGTTCATTCGCAACTGGATCCAGTGTTTGTTTGCCCTGACATaacgatctgaccatcatggatcCAGCGAATGTAACGGAGGTACGAGGATCCTCAAGTAAGAATGACATTCGATTTGATTGTCAGGATGAACAGATCACAGCTACTGGTCGAGCAGTTTAGGCCTTGGTAGCGCAGGTCTCAGATCTCACCACCCAGATACAACAGCTGAGAGTCGATCCTGTCCACATGCCCACTGTGCCTAAACCATCCGCCGTTTTACCCACCAGACGACCTACCAGCAACATGGAACCCCGACTGTCACCGCCTGCTGCCTATTCGGGTGAGCCCAAACTCTGTTGTGCATTTCTGACTCAATGTTCACTGTTCTTTGCTCTGCAGCCCTCATCATTTCCCACGGAGGAATCCAAGGTGGCACTCGTCATCACGCTGCTATCAAGTAGAGCTGTGGGGAACAGCAGAATGGGAGCAGCGACATCTGTGTCTAGAGTCATTCCAAGCTTTCAGTAGTGAACTCAGGAAGGTGTTCGATCGGGCTGTGTCTGCACAACACAACGACAACACAACAGGTCGGTGGCAGACTACTACATTGAGTTCCAGACGCTGGCAGCGGAGTGCAGCTGGAACGACAAGGCACAGTGGGACATGTTTCTGCATGGGTTGGAGGACCGAATCCAAGATGAGATATACCCTCTGGACTTACTGACTGCATTGGATGGattgattgacttggccattcgAGTGGACGCAAGGTTGCAACGTCGAGATGGTCTGCGACTCAGAGACCGGGTTCCAAACATGGAGGCTCCTCCTCCCTTTCCACCTTGCGATACGGTCAGTACAACACTCGATcccgaacccatgcaggtgggcagAGCTCGCAGAAGAGCACAGGGTCTGTGTTTGTATTGTGGAGCAGCAGGTCATTTCGGAACTAAATGCACCGTTAAAAGTCAGGGCCCGTCAGTAGCAGCAAGGTTACTGATGGGTGGCATTTCCTTATGCGAATCTTCCTGCGAATCAACGCTCCTCCCGGTGAGACTACAGTGGGCCACCTCTCATCATCAGTGTAAGGCTTTGGTGGACTCTGGGGCGGAGGGAAGTTTCATGGATCAAGGCCTGTCCCGCCGACTCGGGATCCCCCTCATTTCCATCAAGCCTCCCATCACTGTCAGCGCTCAGGGTGGTCAGCTACTGTCCTCTATCACACACTGTACTGGACCAATGAGTCCCGTCATGTCTGGCAGCCACATGGAGGAGATTTGTTTCCTCCTCATTGACTCTGCTGGTGCTCCAGTGGTTTTGgggcacccctggctcacactacATACTCCTCACATAAACTGGCGGCAGAACACTATCATGTCTTGGAGTGAGAATTGTCATGCGTCTTGTTTGGTGTCTGCTTGTTCTACTGTGTCTCGTTCTGTGTTGCAGGATAAGCAGACGGATATGACTAACTTGCCCGAGGAGTACTTTGACCTGAGGGAAGTGTTCACTAAGTCCCGGGCTGCAtctcttcctccacatcgtccctatgactgtgccatagagttattgccaggtacgcCTCCGCCTATGGATGGGCTATACTCACTTTCCGctccggagagggaggccatggagaaatatatttctgattctctagcagcCAAACTCAtccacccttcctcttctcctgtaGGGGTGGGATTCTTCTTTGTGGGTAAGAAAGATGGTACCCTGCTTCCTTGTATTGACTATCGAGGGCTGAACAACACCACGGTAAAGAACACCTATCCCTTGCCATTGATTTCGAGAGACTGCAGGGAGCCTCCTTATTCACAAAGTTGGACCTTCGGAATGCCTATCATTTGGTCTGCATCAGGGAGGGAGATGAGTGGAAGACCTCTTTtaatacccccagggggcactttgaatacttggtaatGCGTTTCAGCCTGTCCAACTCCCCTGCGGTCATCCAGGCACTAATTAACAACTTGCTGAGAGACATGGCCGATCAATTtctatatgtttacctggatgacatattgatattttcttcgtctctccaggaacatgtttagCATGTCAGgcgagtgcttcagaggctgttagagaatgggcttcaaggcggagaaatgcgtttttcatgcacagtctgtccccTTTCTAGGATTTATCGTGTCATCCGAGGGGATGTGCATGGATCCCGACAAGATTCAGGCAGTGGTAAATTGGCCAATTCCAGATTCCCGCAGGGTCCTGCAGAGGTTTCTgggctttgccaatttttaccaGCGTTTTATTCgcaattacagccaactagccgcgcctctgactgCCTTGATCTCCACCATGATGACCTTCAGTTGGTCTAATGCAGCTAAGGCTGCATTCACTAAACTTAAGGactgctttgtttcagcccccATTCTTGTCACCCCTGATTCGTctcgtcagtttgtggtggaggtcaatgcgtcagaggtgggggtaggtgcgGTTCTCTCTCAGCGCTCCTCCTCAGCGCCTATTTTTCATTTGTCATCCCCCAAACGCAATTAAGACATTggtaatagagagttgttggcagtcaagttagcctTGGAGGAGTGGCGTCATTGGTTGGAGGGTTCGGGGGTACCTTTTAACCACAAGAATCTTGAATATATCAGATCCGCCAAATGACTtaactctaggcaggctcggtgggcacttttttttccggtcaatttgatttttccatttcttacCATCCTGGTTCTAAAAACATCAAACCAGACACGTTATCCTGTATTTTTGTCAAATCTGAACATCGTTCCACAGAGGTTGCACAGGGGTGTGTGGTTTCAATGCTAACTTGGGAGACTGAATCGAAGGTCCGCACGGCCTTACATGGGGTAGTGCCTCCGCCCGGATGTCCACTGGGTAGATTATTCGTGCCAGAGAGGTTATGGTCCAACGTTATTCGGTAGGGTCATTGTTCCAaggtggcttgtcatccaggagtaagAGTACCATTTCTCAAGCAACGGTTCTGGTGGCAATCTATGGCTCGTGACACTCGCCAATTTGTATTGGCTTGCTCTGTCTGCGCTAGTTGTAAGAGTTCCACCCAACCCAGCCGCGCTCCTTCAGCCGTTGTCAATTCCTTCGAGACCCTGATCACACATTGCGCTAGATTTCGTCACAGACCTCCCTGCCTCCCAGGGTAACATGGTAGTTTTAACCATGGTGGACAGGTTCTCGAAGGCTACTCATTTCATCCCTCTGCCCAAATTATCTTCTGCCAGAGAAACAGCGGTTGCTGTCGTTGACAACGGGctcatggcctcccgacagacgtggtctctgacaggggtccccagtggttatatccaaattttggagatAGTTTTGTCGATTGTTGGGGGCGAGTGTAAGTCTTTCCTCTGGTTTCCTTCCCCAGAGTAACAGTCAGAAGGAGAGGGCCAACCAAGAGTTGAAACGAGGGTTGCTATGTTTGGTGTCACAGAATCCATCCTCTTGGAGCCAGCAGATCTCTTGGGTTGAGTACGCGCATAACTCATTACCAGTGTCGTCCACGGGCCTATCTCCATTTGAGTgaagtttagggtaccaaccacctattTTCCCATTTTGGAATCCGAAGTCTGCTCACGAATTCGTCCAGAGGTGCAGAGAcatctggaaaacagccagggtgACTCTTCTCCAGGTGGGGTTACGCACCAAGGCccaggccgatcgccaccggtcgaagcctcccgtctacgtcattggtcaaaaagtgtggctttcatctACTGATATTCCTCTCCGCTCTGTTTGTAgaaaattagctcccaaatttattggcccatttaCCATCACCAAGATCCTTAGTCCGGTGACGGTCCACCTTAAACTTCCTCTGGCGTACCGGAGAATTCACCCCATGTtccatgtttccaaaattaagcCCCTCATTCGTTCTgctattaatccgcctaccccggttccCCCACTGCCGTGaatcgtagatggggaaccagcTTATTCGATTAGTCGTATTCTGGACTCAAGGCGGAGGGGAGGcagattccagtacttggtggactgggaaggttacggtccgtaGGAGAGGAGTCGGGTTCTTgcccgggacatattggatcactcccttatcgatGACTACAATCGACAAGTAGGACCCTCTGAGACGTTTCTAGGGGTGGGGTAATGTCACGGTTTGCAGATCCGTTTGCTCATTCTGTgtcactgctctgattggccatcaGCGTCAGCTGCTGCTGACAAGCAATCAGATCAGCGACAGGTGCGTCTTGTTTCTGTGGGCCTACTTATATTCCTGTGTTTGTCTTGTCTAGTGTCAGATCGTTTGTTACTGTTCTCTGTTCAATCTCGCTCCTTGCAGTGCCGTCTAGTCCAGTTTGTTGGCGTTTCCTGCTGTAGTGCTAGTGCTTGGATTTACGGTCTCGAATTGGCATGTTGCCTTTACTGTTTTCTGTTTCGGTTCCTGTCTTCGAGGTTATGCCCACTACAGTCCCTGTGCTGCCAAGGAGTGACTGCTGATCGAGAGACTTGTTCCTACCATCTGGCCTCTTTGCTCTCTTGAACATTCAAATAAAGGTTTTGTTCATCCGCAACTGGATCCAGTGTTTGTTTGCCCTGACACTGactttgtctgtggttcagcaaattccttgacacatctgtgtgtagtggctcttgatgccttaaccccagcctcagtccattccttgtgaagttcactcaaattcttgaatcgattttgcttgacaattctcatgaagctgcggttctctcggttggttgtggatctttttcttccacacctttttcttccactcaaccttctgttaacatgcttggatacagcactctgtgaacagccagcttctttggcaatgcatgtttgtggcttaccctcattgtgaagggtgtcaatgattgtcttctggacaactatcagatcagcagtcttgattgtgtagcctagtgaaccaaactgagagaccattttgaaggctcaggaaacctttgcagatgttttgagttgattaaatgatttgcatgtcaccatattctaatttgttaagatagtgaattgttttttgtttagtgtgagccaaaatcatcacaatttaaagggggggtgaaatgctatttcatgcatactgagttttttacactgttaaagagttggattcccatgctaaacatggacaaagtttcaaaaattaagttgtacgtttgaaggagtttttctgttccaaaaatactccttccggtttgtcacaagttttggaaagttttttttttttttttcgagtatggctctgtgtaacgttagatggagcggaatttccttatatgggtcctgagggcacgtctgccggaagagcgcacgctcccgtatagcacagcactgagagcacaacagacttcactgatcagagcgagagcgtcgcgaaatgtcacaaaaggagtgtgtttttggttgccagggcaagacaaccctgcacagattaccaaaagagaaacagcattaagggaccagtggatggagtttatttttacagagcatcaacggagttttgcaagtgtttgtgtttgttcccctgcatttcgaagatgcttgttttacaaacaaggtccagtttgacgccgtaTTTGcaaatcgtttatttcttaaggataatgcagtcccaacgaaaaagggtcacaatcgtgtgttggagccgcatgcggtgagtaaaactgcttcaaatatctctgtgttgttaacttagctatcggcgcgtaagcacatcaagtaaacaacatgcgatgttgtcatcaaactgcactttccccatgtacagcttaaaaaaaaaaaagacgacaaagtggaacttaaaaaaataaatatacgctgaatctgactgttagccatggtttgttttggttggttttgtcctcacggtgtcacagcttccacatgctctcaacgcaaaagcctactggcgctcgtgattctttagctccgcccacacgtcacgcctccaggcgctcgtgtttttccgggaaaaatcggtacagactatctttctcttatgaatataataaaactaaagactttttggagttatgaaggatgcagtactactctataagtactcaagattaacaggatattgagtgaaaacgagcatttcaccccccccccccctttaaagaaccaaagtcttaaactacttcagtttgtgtgcattgaatttatttagtacacgagtttcacaatttgagctgaattactgaaataaatcaacatttccacgatattctaatttattgagatgtatctatttattccacagaagaaagtcatatggttTTAGAATGACATATGGATGAGAAGTGATGAGTGAATTGTTTTATGCAGTAGATAAAATTTTGCTCACGGCAGCAGAGTGTCTGGGAAGTCAACAGGTTTGA includes the following:
- the LOC127957620 gene encoding tumor necrosis factor ligand superfamily member 13-like isoform X1 — translated: MNNHNIPASVRKMKVEALKRLLVFTVACTCVSVMYIQWTYIWMLRSEMAEITRLLRPLDTAVKEGGICCDSAVCYGATSCYKVSCYHRFPERRTHAEGRDKRDVSKQRKQRKRRETEQHTFLHLVPVSSQTYNDHDTTVLSWAVGQSRGEGLQVSADTVTVETEGTYFIYSQVLYKDTTWVMGHVITKRHKGAETKLMKCLKSMPSNVSQPLNTCYTAGIYFLESGSTLQLSVPRKSAELILTAHATFMGLFNI
- the LOC127957620 gene encoding tumor necrosis factor ligand superfamily member 13-like isoform X2; protein product: MNNHNIPASVRKMKVEALKRLLVFTVACTCVSVMYIQWTYIWMLRSEMAEITRLLRPLDTAVKEGGICCDSAVCYGATSCYKVSCYHRFPERRTHAEGRDKRDVSKQRKQRKRREKQHTFLHLVPVSSQTYNDHDTTVLSWAVGQSRGEGLQVSADTVTVETEGTYFIYSQVLYKDTTWVMGHVITKRHKGAETKLMKCLKSMPSNVSQPLNTCYTAGIYFLESGSTLQLSVPRKSAELILTAHATFMGLFNI